A genomic window from Gossypium hirsutum isolate 1008001.06 chromosome D12, Gossypium_hirsutum_v2.1, whole genome shotgun sequence includes:
- the LOC107946084 gene encoding WD repeat-containing protein GTS1, with product MEVEIEASEMEVEEQPPIPSSTKKFGLKDYIQTNYGDDYVFQIVPRDDWTSMAVSLSTNAVKLYSPMTGQYFGECKGHSSTINHISFSGGSNLHVLHSCSSDGTIRAWDTRTFQQVSCVTAGSSQEVFSFSFGGSDDNLLAAGCQSQILFWDWRNKKQVACLEESHVDDVTQVHFVPDHQNKLASASADGLICIFDTNGDINDDDHLESVINVGTSIAKVGVFGDSYEKLWCLTNIETLSVWDWKEGTNEANFEEARSLASESWTLDHVDYFVDCHCSGGDNLWVIGGTNAGSIGYFPVKYKGTAIIGPPEAVLGGGHMGVVRSILPMPSMKSGTAQSQGLFGWTGGEDGRLCCWKGDDSPVISRSWISSTSALALKVPRNRKNSRRCPY from the exons ATGGAGGTAGAAATAGAAGCTTCAGAGATGGAAGTAGAAGAACAACCACCTATTCCCAGTTCAACCAAGAAATTTGGTCTAAAGGATTACATACAAACCAATTACGGCGACGATTATGTTTTCCAAATCGTCCCCAG GGATGATTGGACTTCCATGGCGGTATCTTTATCGACTAATGCAGTGAAACTTTACTCGCCAATGACGGGTCAATATTTTGGAGAGTGCAAGGGACATTCCTCAACTATTAATCATATATCTTTCTCTGGTGGTTCCAATCTGCATGTTTTGCACTCTTGTTCCTCTGATGGAACTATCAGGGCGTGGGATACCAGAACTTTTCAACAG GTATCGTGTGTAACTGCTGGTTCTTCTCAAGAGGTTTTTAGCTTCTCATTTGGAGGGTCTGATGATAATCTTTTGGCTGCTGGATGTCAATCCCAG ATACTTTTCTGGGATTGGAGGAACAAGAAGCAAGTTGCATGCTTGGAGGAATCTCATGTGGATGATGTTACTCAG GTACATTTTGTCCCCGACCATCAAAACAAACTAGCTTCTGCTTCTGCTGATGGATTGATATGCATATTTGATACCAATGGAGATATCAATGATGATGATCATCTTGAATCT GTTATCAATGTGGGAACTTCAATTGCAAAAGTTGGGGTTTTTGGGGACTCTTATGAGAAGCTCTGGTGTTTAACAAACATTGAGACTTTAAG TGTATGGGATTGGAAGGAAGGAACCAATGAAGCAAACTTTGAGGAAGCTCGTTCATTGGCATCAGAGAGTTGGACATTGGATCAT gtTGATTATTTTGTTGATTGTCACTGTTCCGGAGGAGACAATTTATGGGTGATCGGTGGGACTAATGCTGGCTCTATAGGTTATTTTCCGGTAAAGTATAAAGGAACAGCAATTATAGGACCTCCAGAAGCCGTTCTTGGGGGTGGCCATATGGGTGTTGTTAGGAGCATATTGCCTATGCCTAGCATGAAAAGTGGAACTGCTCAAAGTCAAGGCCTTTTTGGATGGACCGGTGGTGAGGATGGTCGGTTATGCTGTTGGAAGGGTGATGATTCACCAGTCATCAGTCGGTCCTGGATCTCAAGTACAAGTGCATTGGCCCTGAAGGTACCACGAAATCGAAAAAACAGTAGGCGTTGTCCCTACTAA
- the LOC107946085 gene encoding sm-like protein LSM4: MLPLSLLKTAQGHPMLVELKNGETYNGHLVNCDTWMNIHLREVICTSKDGDRFWRMPECYIRGNTIKYLRVPDEVIDKVQEETKSRADRKPPVLGRGRGRGREDGPGGRQPKGAGRGFEDGAKGAGGRGRGGSGGKTSGSRGGGRGRG; encoded by the exons ATG CTTCCTCTTTCTCTACTAAAAACTGCACAGGGCCATCCTATG CTGGTGGAACTGAAAAATGGGGAGACTTATAATGGACATTTAGTCAATTGCGACACTTGGATGAACATTCATCTTCGTGAAGTTATCTGCACTTCTAAG GATGGAGACAGGTTTTGGCGAATGCCCGAATGCTATATCCGTGGAAATACAATTAAGTATCTTCGAGTTCCTGATGAG GTAATTGATAAAGTTCAGGAAGAAACAAAGAGTCGTGCAG ATAGGAAGCCTCCTGTTTTAGGTCGTGGCAGAGGTAGAGGTAGAGAAGATGGTCCTGGTGGAAGGCAACCAAAAGGAGCTGGGCGTGGATTTGAAGATGGTGCTAAGGGTGCAGGAGGACGAGGCAGGGGTGGCTCAGGTGGAAAGACCAGTGGAAGCAGAG GTGGTGGCCGAGGTCGAGGTTGA